A region from the Dinoroseobacter shibae DFL 12 = DSM 16493 genome encodes:
- the lspA gene encoding signal peptidase II codes for MRALALSAVVAFAIDQLSKLVVVHWLNLKEIRAIDVLPPVLNFRMGWNHGVNFGLFGSDSEAMRWALIVLALAICAGVVIWVRREGGGTRVMVSAGLLVGGALANVLDRVIYGAVADFLNVSCCGIRNPFTFNLADVAIFAGALGLVLFTGKTDENPS; via the coding sequence ATGCGCGCGCTGGCCCTCTCGGCGGTTGTCGCCTTCGCCATCGACCAGCTCAGCAAGCTGGTCGTCGTGCATTGGCTGAACCTCAAGGAGATCCGGGCGATCGACGTGCTTCCACCTGTCCTGAACTTCCGGATGGGGTGGAACCACGGGGTGAATTTCGGCCTGTTCGGCTCGGACAGCGAGGCGATGCGCTGGGCCCTGATCGTGCTGGCGCTGGCGATCTGCGCGGGCGTGGTGATCTGGGTGCGGCGCGAGGGCGGCGGGACGCGGGTGATGGTCAGCGCGGGCCTGCTGGTCGGTGGCGCGCTGGCCAATGTGCTCGACCGGGTGATCTACGGCGCGGTGGCGGATTTCCTCAACGTGAGCTGCTGCGGCATCCGCAACCCGTTCACCTTCAACCTGGCGGATGTGGCGATTTTCGCCGGGGCGCTGGGGCTGGTGCTGTTCACCGGCAAGACGGATGAAAACCCCTCGTGA
- a CDS encoding DUF3035 domain-containing protein, translated as MDATAKRLGTVLLACIVLSACGSGDEAPVLMNVRSTTTGPDEFAILPNKPLEIPQNLSSLPAPTPGAANRTDPSPRADAIAALGGRPDRAAPGGDVPSSDRGLLAYANRYGFGGDIRATLAAEDLEFRQRNNGRLLERWFSANVYFDAYEPQSLDQDAELERLRRGGVRNVSAPPAPTPGG; from the coding sequence ATGGACGCGACAGCCAAACGCCTGGGCACCGTGCTGCTGGCCTGCATCGTGCTCAGCGCCTGTGGCTCGGGCGACGAGGCGCCGGTGCTGATGAATGTGCGCTCGACCACCACCGGGCCGGACGAGTTCGCGATCCTGCCCAACAAGCCGCTGGAGATCCCGCAGAACCTGTCGTCGTTGCCCGCGCCCACGCCGGGGGCGGCCAACCGCACCGACCCCTCGCCCCGGGCCGATGCGATCGCGGCCCTGGGCGGGCGCCCGGACCGGGCCGCGCCCGGTGGCGACGTGCCGAGCAGCGACCGGGGCCTGCTGGCCTATGCCAACCGCTACGGCTTTGGCGGGGATATTCGCGCCACGCTGGCCGCCGAAGACCTGGAATTCCGGCAGCGCAACAACGGGCGGCTGCTGGAGCGGTGGTTCAGCGCGAATGTCTATTTCGATGCCTACGAGCCGCAATCGCTCGACCAGGATGCGGAGCTCGAACGCCTGCGCCGGGGCGGGGTGCGCAACGTCTCGGCCCCGCCCGCGCCCACCCCGGGGGGCTGA